Proteins encoded in a region of the Octopus sinensis linkage group LG8, ASM634580v1, whole genome shotgun sequence genome:
- the LOC115214822 gene encoding LOW QUALITY PROTEIN: hybrid signal transduction protein dokA-like (The sequence of the model RefSeq protein was modified relative to this genomic sequence to represent the inferred CDS: deleted 2 bases in 1 codon), with amino-acid sequence MPLSRHHQVQLLRQQLEQQQQQTQVAIAQVHLLKDQLAAETAARIEAQARSHQLLLHNRDLLDHVAQLISRMQDLEMKAGGFTASSEQLYQTTLQIPVLPDPTTPQSGPVYLPDFRDVDSTYLNSIPETALFENTKTEQDTDSPDSGHREMSSDSLSCNLTSGLDSKSWQYNSYCRYPLAQQIKMSHNNQQQQQQLHNHNVPLYQQQQKQQQHNNNNNNNNNMYIATKFILTVMVLALIVVAAAAPTITTTTTATTTTILTTPMPTTTTTTTAPRPYNIEYNMNNNNNNNTYNPFTKCSPKKRDDIKIITPVPAQDASGNRLELKLNVAPKLDPPPKYSRTSRPLSADLDSLSSNYRDSNANTQQLNKRNQLSDNMYYSSSLTNSALLNPTQHRPGTIESYQSTESNHITPLSSLSLSSSSSSSSSSSSSCSFSASTSTSSLSGRMSIGKGTPGQMATTTTTASTATALSTTTPIPGALLSTTTTSTTATTALSTNATTITTSTSNYLLKNKIHVNNLSLGGSVPTSCISSTVANITANGSNHGVRGGSNTSNSSNGSCSNINSGCGNKLSLNDANNKSYVPTLSSFASSAFVSSKAPAKTTFTPRTKQQQQQKQQQQQQPQQQSKAINIEKKPSSYDEICPQLQPSSNSEDDDNSEDSGLPLVHQAPRRLDSMTFDEFEALSS; translated from the exons ATGCCCCTTAGTCGGCACCACCAAGTGCAACTGCTACGCCAGCAACttgagcagcaacagcaacaaacacaAGTTGCTATTGCTCAGGTTCATCTCCTGAAGGACCAACTAGCCGCTGAGACAGCCGCGCGTATAGAAGCACAG GCTCGATCTCATCAGTTACTGCTTCACAATCGGGACCTTCTCGATCACGTGGCCCAGCTAATTAGTCGGATGCAAGATCTAGAGATGAAGGCCGGTGGATTTACTGCAAGTTCAGAGCAACTTTATCAAACAACATTACAG ATTCCTGTCTTGCCTGATCCGACGACCCCTCAGTCTGGTCCTGTCTATCTGCCTGACTTCCGGGATGTAGACAGTACCTACTTAAACTCAATTCCGGAAACTGCCTTGTTTGAGAATACCAAAACAGAACAAGACACAGATTCTCCGGACAGTGGTCACAGAGAAATGTCGTCTGATAGTCTATCTTGCAATCTGACCAGTGGTTTGGACTCTAAGAGTTGGCAGTACAATAGTTATTGCCGATACCCATTGGCTCAACAGATTAAAATGAGCCACAacaatcagcaacaacaacaacaattgcataATCACAATGTTCCTCtatatcaacagcaacaaaaacagcaacaacacaacaacaacaacaacaacaacaacaacatgtacaTAGCAACAAAGTTCATATTAACAGTAATGGTGTTAGCATtaatagtagtggcagcagcagcacccacaataacaacaacaacaacagcaacaacaacaacaatattaacaacaccaatgccaacaacaacaacaacaacaacagcaccacgaCCAT ACAACATTGAatacaacatgaacaacaacaataataacaacacctatAATCCATTCACAAAGTGTTCGCCTAAAAAACGAGATGATATCAAAATCATTACCCCAGTGCCAGCTCAGGATGCAAGTGGCAATCGCCTTGAATTGAAACTAAACGTAGCACCAAAGTTGGATCCACCGCCCAAATACTCAAGAACGTCGCGCCCTCTGTCGGCCGACTTAGACAGCCTTTCTTCAAACTATAGAGATAGCAATGCAAACACACAACAGCTGAATAAGAGGAACCAGCTATCGGATAACAtgtattattcttcttctttaacCAATTCGGCCTTGTTGAATCCCACACAGCATCGACCAGGAACAATTGAAAGTTACCAGTCGACAGAAAGTAACCACATCACACCTTTATCATccttgtcgttgtcatcatcgtcatcgtcttcatcgtcgtcgtcttcttcttgcTCATTTTCAGCTTCTACTTCGACATCGTCTTTGTCAGGTAGGATGTCAATTGGCAAAGGGACACCTGGTCAAATggcgacgacaacaacgacggcgTCAACAGCGACAGCACTATCAACAACAACGCCGATCCCAGGGGCTTTATTATCGACGACGACCACCAGCACAACAGCCACAACAGCTTTATCAACTAacgcaacaacaataaccacgtCAACTTCAAATTACCTGTTGAAAAACAAAATCCACGTGAACAACCTCAGTTTGGGGGGTTCGGTCCCGACTAGTTGTATTTCGTCTACAGTCGCAAACATAACTGCAAATGGCAGCAACCATGGAGTGAGAGGTGGCAGTAATACTAGTAACAGCAGTAATGGCAGCTGTAGCAACATTAATAGTGGCTGTGGTAACAAACTCAGTTTAAACGATGCTAATAATAAGAGCTATGTTCCTACATTGAGCTCCTTTGCATCATCGGCCTTCGTGTCTTCAAAGGCACCGGCTAAGACCACATTTACACCacgaacaaaacaacaacaacaacaaaaacaacaacaacaacaacagccacaacagcaATCTAAAGCCATTAACATAGAGAAAAAGCCATCTTCTTATGATGAGATCTGCCCCCAATTACAACCGAGCAGTAACTCggaagatgatgataattcaGAAGATTCGGGTCTGCCACTTGTGCACCAAGCACCCAGGAGACTTGATTCAATGACTTTCGATGAGTTCGAAGCTCTGAGTAGTTga